One Cryptomeria japonica chromosome 9, Sugi_1.0, whole genome shotgun sequence genomic window carries:
- the LOC131051704 gene encoding probable methyltransferase At1g29790 yields MQTLVCHSRRKFYKVVSNLHLVLGVLVVLLSLSSLVKLYSAGFILNDVNLCKPFYASKQDLKNSALELSSKLEDIKQQVEEIQSKIGKVVEEMREKGSEGPKVLESERLKYNTLLVEILPPLDAIKLFLEQLRLPGVYLEPENENANGQIIDSFKLAGNTKERLKGMEDFFHIEEIRKYITVKENRLGKKNFLGANATFTSIGHACLSMKEDLEEYMGYDIGDYCNDDWNVAQRLMVHGCDPLPRRRCLARAPKYYQKPFPINESLWKLPDDRNVRWSHYQCKNFTCLANNKTRKGFYKCAECFNLTQHELPKWMEAQNTSSNQEFLISDILNIKPGEIRIGLDFSVGSGTFAARMREFNVTIVSATMNLGAPFNEIIALRGLVPLYITINQRLPFFDNTLDLIHTSRFLDSWIDLQFLDFVIFDWDRVLRPGGLLWIDGFFCTKMDLDDYLYIFLQLRYKKHKWMVVPKKDKDDKEVYFSAVLEKPPRPF; encoded by the coding sequence ATGCAGACTTTAGTTTGTCATTCAAGGCGCAAATTCTATAAGGTGGTGTCCAATCTCCACTTAGTACTCGGAGTACTGGTAGTTCTCCTGAGCTtgtcaagcttagtgaagctttaCTCGGCAGGTTTCATTTTGAATGATGTCAACCTCTGCAAGCCCTTTTATGCCAGTAAACAAGATCTGAAAAATTCTGCATTAGAACTCTCTTCCAAGCTTGAGGATATCAAGCAACAAGTTGAGGAAATACAGAGCAAAATTGGGAAAGTAGTGGAGGAAATGCGTGAGAAAGGATCTGAAGGCCCAAAGGTGCTCGAGTCTGAGCGGTTGAAATACAACACACTTTTGGTCGAAATTCTTCCCCCTTTGGATGCCATTAAACTCTTTTTGGAACAACTAAGACTTCCTGGAGTATATCTAGAACCTGAAAATGAAAATGCTAATGGCCAGATTATAGACTCATTTAAACTAGCAGGAAATACCAAGGAGAGACTCAAAGGAATGGAGGATTTCTTTCATATAGAAGAAATTCGCAAGTATATAACAGTAAAGGAAAACAGATtgggaaagaagaattttctgGGAGCAAATGCAACCTTTACAAGCATAGGCCATGCTTGCTTATCTATGAAGGAAGATCTGGAAGAATACATGGGGTATGACATTGGAGATTACTGTAATGATGACTGGAATGTAGCTCAAAGACTAATGGTTCATGGATGTGATCCTTTACCTAGAAGAAGATGTCTAGCCAGGGCTCCTAAATATTATCAGAAGCCATTTCCTATCAATGAATCCCTCTGGAAGCTTCCTGATGATCGAAATGTTCGATGGAGTCATTATCAGTGCAAGAATTTTACATGCCTAGCAAACAATAAGACTCGAAAAGGATTTTACAAGTGTGCTGAATGTTTTAATCTCACACAGCATGAATTGCCCAAATGGATGGAGGCGcaaaacacttcaagcaatcaagaaTTTCTTATTTCGGATATTTTGAATATCAAACCTGGGGAGATAAGAATAGGATTAGATTTCAGTGTTGGAAGTGGGACATTTGCTGCTAGAATGCGAGAGTTCAATGTGACAATTGTTTCTGCTACTATGAATCTTGGGGCTCCTTTCAATGAGATTATTGCACTCAGAGGACTTGTTCCTCTTTACATAACCATCAATCAGAGGTTACCTTTTTTTGATAATACATTGGATCTTATACATACTAGTCGATTTCTGGATAGTTGGATAGATTTACAGTTCCTGGATTTTGTGATCTTTGATTGGGACAGAGTTTTGAGGCCTGGAGGATTACTCTGGATTGATGGTTTTTTCTGTACCAAAATGGATTTAGATGACTATCTATATATCTTTCTTCAGCTCAGATACAAGAAGCACAAATGGATGGTGGTTCCGAAGAAGGATAAGGATGATAAAGAAGTTTATTTTTCTGCAGTTTTAGAGAAGCCTCCTCGGCCGTTCTAA